The DNA sequence cagacaaagcgaccgacctctttagatcAGGACAACCCGACTTCTTTcttaagagctcggccaagtcaccaggaaagcccaaagaagggcccaaatagaggaacacgccccaaatcctaaggcagcccaagcctatagggaTAAAggtggttccgttgaagatacgctgacctcaactcaaagataaaagataagataagataactaacttatcttatccaaaaggtcacatctcaccattataaatacaccggagcacccagatataactcatactctgattctactcaatacttgcttaatacccttgctaacttaagcattggagtcccttgtaggtacccccatcctccggggacaaaggaatcagcaccaccaccaagttcaacaagtcgaacacaacagctccggccgttttccaccagccggacacattagcaccgaccagtacagaagatctcattcgagatcgacctccagtttcaagtAACCTTCGAAACAAcaactaattatattttttttattttgtgttataTTCTTAATTCTTTTATACTCTATTTAATTGTACCGAACtttctttgtttaaaaaaattagagtCCTAACATTACTATTGATTCATCTTTCTATACGTTACTTGAAAGTAATATTTAATTGAAATAACaaataacttataatttaattaaaagaattttatttgtattttaaaatgttGATGAAAATAAAATGGGCATAGAGAGAAGCGCGTGGGGTGCACGGTGGAGAGCGAGTGAAGTGAAGGTGCATTTGTAAGCACGACCATTGGATTGTATCATAACACGTTACTCCGTGTGTCAGTGTGTCCGACTCGCAGGTGGAATCTCCTAACTCGCTccttcactcactcactcactgtgTCAGAGACAGAGTCACGTGTACGTGACCAAACTTAGAAAAAGTCACGTGAAAAAACCACTTCACTACTTCACTCCCTCGGCATTCCTCAAAAAGGAAACGCTGCCTCCTACgccaaataacattttttttaaagaattccCTAGAAAGCTAATGGTACAAATATAATGTGTATAATtaactgtttatttaatttaatatgaatcaaaaaataaatatttaaaataaaatattaataatttattaaatataatacacctatattatttataataattatttggatattaaaaataataaatattttatatcttaTTGAAtcgaatatttaatttaaaatacttaaaattaatctcacaaattaattttcattatatacattatacaatatatatattGACTTACTGTACTTTCTATTTctttaattattcaaaaaattaaaaaataataaaaattcacatatatttatttttatgtaaaattaataattaaaaattattaaaacataatttaattaaatttattaaattatttaactatttttaaatatcaattttacaATAAGATTgataattatatgtaaatttttacataaaaaaatacattaaaatttgtatttttaaaaagaatttaccTAACTTATATTTTAAgaacatattttaatattatcaattaaaaaaatttatataaaaaaatataaaatttaaaattttaatatgtttattatttatttattaattttataattaatatttttaaaaagttatacacatcaaaatttaattatatttatttttaaatatatattatttttacatatttttaatatatattttatataaatagatGATTTTATGGTTGATTTGGTTTTTACTTCCTCGTATCTTAGATCTGTCCTTGCACAACAGTTCGCAGCAGTCACTGATTTAGGTCGTGTACGTGGCCTTAAACTCTTCTTAATTTAAATGAAAACAGTATTGGGAAAATTCTTCAACTGAATTCAGTAAATATCAAAATATAGTTTAGACTTTAGTGTGAGAGGAGGAAAATTAAACTActttaagaaaaataattgaagcaTGCATATACGGTGGAAGAATCTAATGAATCCTTCTATGATTAGAAGCTATAGCAAAGTTAGTATTATAAAGGATTCTTCTTTAGTTATAACAATAAAACACAATTCATAAGAGAATTTATTCTTGTTGGAATATAATCATGCTATATTTTCACCAAATAGATAATTAATGGCACCAAACTAGTACTTCCTGACAACAATCTATGCATGCTGATGCTGTGAAATTCTCATAAAAACTCGATCGTCCTAATTATGATATGTATAAAACGCTatgttttagataaaaaaaatcaactatcGACATGAatcattttatatatttatgtataaatatatattatttaatttatttttagtatatattttatattttatattaataattgatttaatatttttttgtatatttagtATATCTATTATACATTATTAACTTTACAACTTAAATATATCACATGacactttttttattataattaaaattaatttttttaaattaaaaagttttttttttatctcttttatttttttactcacTTTATctctttttcatattattatcaatgactaatataaatttgacaatcaaaatatgcaATATGATATTctctaattgtaattaaaattagattaaaattaaaatatagctatattatattattaatttaacaatTAAAGTGTGTCACATGAGACTCATtaaaattgagataaaatatttctttttaaaattaataaactctttTCTTTTATCATCTTATCtatctctttttctctttctatttcCTTTTACCCttcccattatatatatatatatatatatatatatatatatatataacttataatttatatttttatattattaatttaacgaaccaaaatatatcacaagatatttttattataattaaattaaaatttttcttctaaaattaacaaacttcctctctcttttttctttatctttctttttcttttctctcttattctctatccttttttttacgtttctattctataaaaaataaaattaataaaataatataactcaaataaattcataaagttataaaaaatacattaaattcataattaaatataattaaaaattctataatattattcacatacaaaatttattattatatacatatatttttattttttatttagtttttaattttcacctcttatctttttaatatatatttccaCTTCTCTTCTTTtgaatatttattacatataatttggagaaaatactaatatattatgattaataattagaattaagattcgattgttttaaaaaattattttaaattaattttataactatcaatataaattttttatattaatatttaattatatttttatatataaagagaaagagaaaatcttatttttaaatataataagcatgaaaattaattatttttatttgtacaatAGACTTAATATATAATCAGATGTAAAAGTATGCATACTTAAGTTTTAgataatgaatgttaaaattatttattagtaaaaaattaaactattttatataaaaataataattaaaaattttattatttgatttttttttatctacgaagaccttaatttttttatttaatgaaaatTTTTATCTTCTTAccactttttttataaaaatagtttaattttattaattttttatactataatctataatattagaataaaatcgatataatttaaaaaaaaaatttgttcctctaatattatttattagagACAAAAGTACTTAGTTATATGTTAAATGCGAGACATtatatctatttataattttcttaatcATTAAATAATGTATACATTCCATTCAAATGAAATAGATGAAAAGTAAGCCAAAAACATATACAATTTAACATAATTCATTTGTATAACAATCCCTCTTTTCTTTTCCGAGTAATTATTATATACAAGTAGATAAAAGTGAACATGTTGGTCCTTTTTCTTTCTATCCTATATTCAATTGCATTAATTAGGCTAAGACTTGTTGAGAAAACAAAAATGGCGATAACTTCAAATGGAAGTAGCCTTCAAAAGGGATACTCATTACTTAATACTACTACTACGTTGTGTAACAGgagtggagtttttttttttttacttaattggTCAgtgtgattattttttattatttaatatttttttacattttttttgtttcacttaaaaaatataacgTAAGAAATTAcactttattaaataattaaaaaaattaaaaaatataacgtaaaaaaattacaatttaccaaataattaagaaaaaaaataaaaaaatatatcatgaaaaattacactttatcaaataattaagagaaaaaaattaaaaagatatattctCATTGTATAACTATGTTTTATAGCTTTTTAATTTGccctttttaagaaaaaagtGTTAAAAAGCCAAATATCCCTAGTCAATATGAGATCATACACCTACATTAGTTTACTTTATACAATTTTCTTGGATCAATTTGATTATGATATGCCGTTGATCCAGTTCATGGCAATTAAGATCAAAAGTTACTTACAAAAACCACTGAAGATCATAAAGCATTAAAGTAAtagaagataaacaaaaaaaagaaataaatactaTAATAGTAGGAATAACCAATTGAAAatgttaagcaagcaaaattgacTATTTAAGAAGGTGGAAGCACTTTTTTAAACGATGAAACGCACCCAATAAGGCATAGCAATAATAAGCAATGTGAAAACCCATCTCTTAATACACTTTGTTGTAAGGGGAGTGTCATAGGCATAGACGATGATTTGTCTTTAGAGCTGGCTTGGGAGGATAGTGTTTGGTTTTATAACGAAAAATTGCAAATAAAGTTGCTTTAGGCTCAACCACTGTTCATAACCCACGTAATGGAATCTGCTTTTTACGTATCAAAAAGTGGTAGCAAATTATCATAGCTTACTTAACTCCCCTTTTGGAAAAACACAcatacactctctctctctcatataaATGGAGCAACTTAATTTTTAGAGAAGAGATTGTTATATCAAGAGAAAGGAGGTTagataatcaatttttttagactaatattaattaaatttttttaattattttatctattttaaattttataccataaattataaatacttaatcttaaattttttaaattctaaattctaaatggtaagttttacaaaaaaaaaaaaagaatgtttagaattaaaaaaaagttagttaATATTAAATTTCTTTTTTCATATGTTTATAGATAGAGTTCTGTTAGGAAgtcaatagaatatttgtacaatgtgtacaatagattattgagttaaaaaatgaacatcacccataTTATCATTCCATAATAACCATCCGTATACTAGAGATAATAAATATCTCATATCATGAAATCattcatcccaaaagtttaagcTGATTTTAGGGTTCACTTTTCGGATCTAGAGTtctgataccatgtcatgataccactcatcccaaaatgTTAAGCTGAtgaaaaaaataacactaatggttatatctctagtATTGAATCGGACATCCCTAAATCTCCATTGTatacattatacaaatatttcattgactctCTATACTTCCTCTTATAGATAAACTCATGAAAAAGTTTAAGATAAATTTATAGTTTttccttaaaaaataaaatactaattaagTCGTCCTTGAAATTCTCTTTTGATATGATTAtagattttggtaaaaaaatacaAACGTCATAGAAATTAAAAATTGCACTATTGAACATATAGGTTCCTaagagataatatatatatatatatatatatatatatatatatatatatataaattagatttctacactatttttaattttgtaattaggtcttttttatataaaaaatatgaaaattaacaaaatattttatcgCATATTAAAAGTATTCATAGTTAgaaacctaatttgatttgattttatgaatttttaaaaatatattctattaattttaatgtttttgacataaaaaaaacttaattataaaattaaaaataatataaaaatcaaactaaaaaaatataaaaatttaattaaaaatttaataaaaatataagaactaataaaataattaaacctatatatATCTTTGAAAAATTATATTGCAACACTAGCACATTTCATTTCTCCTTAGTCTTCCATCCTATATATATAACTTGCAATGCTTACAGATCCTGAAAAGCTATAATATTGTACACAATTCGTCTTCTTCAAGGATATTtggtattttaattttcttaataacCTATAAATTCATcacaaaatattcaataattgaCTTATTTGTCCCATTACTCTTGTATTAATTATTATGATATAGTTGGAATTTTATGAAAACAATAACAGATATTAaactttgaaaataaaaaagatcactTTTTGTTTAATGGTACAAGAACAATATACAGATAAAAATAAACACAAATATACAACATCATCATGAATCAGCATCTCACTTGAAAGGAAGATCTTTTTCTAAACGCGTCCCATCCAAACCAAACGTGTGTTCTTGTACGGACCCATTGGATATTATTACatattaatacaaataattattgattttaattaagcGTTAAGTTAAATCATTTTGACTAAAGTATAAGGTTGTGCGGGGATATTGGGAATGATATTAATGGGTCCGCTTCAACCGAATTAATCGAAAAATCGATCTAAAAAtcgatttaatttaaaaaaattagtcaataaattagttaaaaaataataaattaaccaaattatataatttaattttttaataattaattaatttaaaatattaaaatataaaaattaaaatttttagtatataatttttatggtaaaaacttaggtgcagtcgacttcacgtgaaattgatactTGAGAGCCATTagatgatttgagtgatttgactAAAATTTCATCTAACGATTCCCAAATattaactttacgtgaagtcgacttcacctaagTTTTTAccgaatttttatatataaatatattattttattatatataatttaacttaCGATCAATTATGattgaattttaaaacttttaaattcgCTAtgctataaaatttaataataattgatAAAAATGTTTGCACTTTGCAAGATGGAAGCGTGGCCAATTTGCATCGTGTCAATTTGTTTGAGAGCCACTTCTCCAAAATGACTATAATGCCCTTGAGAACCTCACAAAAGAAAAAATGACTGGATCACATTAGATTACAGAATCCAGCAACCTTATCTTCAAAAAAGTTCCAAACAGCCAATGTCTTGTGAATTTTTCATGTCCAAAATGTAGGACATAAAAAAAGGaataatattgaagagaaaaacaaaaatatggcTACAAATTTTCTCTCAACTGCAAACACCTTCCTCCTACCACCACCATCCTCATCACAATCTTTGTCATATGTTTACTACCCCATCAAGTGCAGTGTGAAAAGACAAGTAAACCCTCCAAGTGTCAGCAAGAGAGGGCTATCCATCAGCATTGTCACAAGCTTAGTGCTTTCATTGGGTGGTAAGGGATTCTTTGTTGATCATGCTAATGCAGCAATACTTGAAgcagatgatgatgaagaactcTTAGAAAAAGTGAAGAGGGACAGGAAGAAGAGGCTTGAGAGGCAAGGTGTGCTTAGTTCATCCAAGAAAGAAACAGGTCTCAATCTGATCCTCCACAAATATCAATTTTTATTCCCCAACATTTGAATATATTTGAAAAAGTTCATAACTTCAATGCCTTAAAGTTTTGGGTTGAAAGTGGTTAATTCATTTGCATGTTCCTTTCTTTGAAGTATTAACTGATTTCAGTTGCATGCATGCTGGTGCTGATATTTGACACCATGAGCATGTGTAGATTGTAAAGTTTTCTCTGTTACTTGACAATGGTGATGAATATCTGTAGGATATCTTCAGGATCTTGTGTACAAATTGAGTGAAGTTGGTCAAGCAATTGAAAGCAATGATCTACCTAAAGCAGGTTCTGTTTTGGGGAAAGGAACTGATACAGATTGGGTCCAAAAGGCTAATATAGCTTTGAATAAGGTAATTCTAGTTCCTCAATATGATTCCTTTCTATTTACAAGTTTGAAACTTAGTATCAGTGAACCTTTTTAACAGCTGAGTTCAAGTGCTGAAGAAAAGAGTGAGGTGGACATATTCAACTCTTCATTAGCTTCATTGATTTCATCAGGTCTGTTTATAACTAACTAAGATTCGATTTTCATATATAAGATAcaaaatatgatttctcagaagtCTTCATATGACATTGTTAAAGCACACATTGACTTTTTCATTTTTGTGCAGTTGCTAGCAATGATGTTGAGTCCTCTAAGCTTGCTTTTGTGACTTCAGCTGCTGCCTTTGAGAAGTGGACCTCCATGACAGGGCTGGTTGGTCAGCTTAAGGGGCTTTAAGCCCAGGATTAGAAGCAAAGCAATCAGACATTTTAtttcatttcaaaatttatttattgatgAATATAGAGAACTCCATTGACAGCCACTGCCTTGGTTATGAACTGTCTCACCCAAAATTGCAATTTTGATGTCATTTGGAATTTCATGAGATGTATTATATTTCTTCACCTCACAATGAAAA is a window from the Arachis hypogaea cultivar Tifrunner chromosome 1, arahy.Tifrunner.gnm2.J5K5, whole genome shotgun sequence genome containing:
- the LOC112701935 gene encoding thylakoid lumenal 16.5 kDa protein, chloroplastic encodes the protein MATNFLSTANTFLLPPPSSSQSLSYVYYPIKCSVKRQVNPPSVSKRGLSISIVTSLVLSLGGKGFFVDHANAAILEADDDEELLEKVKRDRKKRLERQGVLSSSKKETGYLQDLVYKLSEVGQAIESNDLPKAGSVLGKGTDTDWVQKANIALNKLSSSAEEKSEVDIFNSSLASLISSVASNDVESSKLAFVTSAAAFEKWTSMTGLVGQLKGL